The following proteins are encoded in a genomic region of Entelurus aequoreus isolate RoL-2023_Sb linkage group LG01, RoL_Eaeq_v1.1, whole genome shotgun sequence:
- the LOC133658507 gene encoding probable ribonuclease ZC3H12C, protein MGQKNHEEAEAGHILDLGLEYLHVVGAERQAGITDGPPAMEEQEDIDLSTTSTPQESSEAEGGPQVSYGPALTGSLNPNGDESCLTHGKSLHQPLCRTQCVDLGTEGPPEPPTQLQPSELEQDLKIPQLQHAPEPQSNPSASEPAPTAADKEYRAKLDFALKLGYSEEMVRLVLSKLGPHTLINDILGELVKRGPSDGEQPVGSSASTSTSSSSCSSYSSSDLQTNQRLDSPCPPESLCDQENLRPIVVDGSNVAMSHGNKEVFSCQGIQLAVDWFLERGHHDVTVFVPAWRKEQSRPDAPITDQEILRRLEKEKILVFTPSRRVQGRRVVCYDDRFIVKLAYESDGIIVSNDNYRDLANEKPEWKKFIDERLLMYSFVNDKFMPPDDPLGRHGPSLDNFLRKRAVVLEQKKQPCPYGKKCTYGHKCKYYHPERGAQPQRAVADELRASAKTCVSTKNQGDAGLVKSHSVPAGSIEAKKGVAKRQSDPGVRALSYSDAEEKLSAKGRTDSQKTNVCAGGNRGGTASASPAPGGQDEQSRASTPHCVAPAPSHDLYLHCESPDLNYYSVARAYSGLRISTRRSPEARFPIDGDLRLGSMGSAGSECGSESSASCGSSCDSYGERPCHTCPQDALADDGGHYASPHRRSYFRQIASSHELCSFHLNDYANVPHGHVTNTHCYHSGAARGQSWTHDQASDAGPKRPLYPLPLHFQHQPLAARSSCPGDYHTVTPPNPPGSPIGRCLAPTRAGSASDSHLYEHPYASHHLKTLPTWDAYYGEPPPPPPRYAPGAYQSLPDTCQASWHSPHWAQDGYTPPHSSHPVHYLSHPPHLAQSPHPESPAHGRYGDAREKAYTNLCNIFPSELVSRVMARNPHVTDPQQLAAAILAEKAQTGY, encoded by the exons ATGGGCCAGAAGAATCATGAGGAGGCAGAAGCAGGACATATCCTCGACCTGGGGCTTGAGTATCTCCATGTAGTAGGTGCTGAGCGGCAGGCTGGCATCACCGACGGGCCTCCTGCCATGGAGGAGCAGGAGGACATCGACCTCAGCACCACCTCTACCCCCCAGGAAAGTTCTGAGGCAGAGGGTGGGCCACAGGTGTCTTACGGTCCTGCGCTGACTGGCAGCCTCAACCCAAACGGGGACGAGAGCTGCTTGACACACGGTAAGAGCCTCCACCAGCCGCTGTGTCGCACACAGTGTGTGGACTTGGGCACCGAAGGGCCTCCCGAGCCACCGACCCAACTTCAGCCATCAGAGCTCGAGCAAGATCTCAAGATCCCTCAACTCCAGCATGCTCCTGAGCCCCAGTCCAACCCCTCTGCATCCGAACCTGCCCCTACCGCTGCCGACAAGGAGTATCGAGCCAAACTGGATTTTGCGCTCAAGCTGGGCTACTCCGAGGAGATGGTGCGGCTGGTCCTGTCCAAGCTGGGGCCGCATACTCTCATTAACGACATACTCGGGGAGCTGGTCAAACGAGGCCCTTCAGATGGCGAGCAACCAGTTGGGTCGTCGGCCTCCACCTCAACATCTTCGTCGTCCTGTTCCTCTTACAGTTCCTCCGATTTGCAGACAAATCAGCGATTGGACTCGCCATGTCCGCCAGAGTCTCTTTGCGACCAGGAAAACCTGCGACCCATCGTTGTGGACGGTAGTAACGTAGCCATGAG CCACGGCAACAAGGAGGTGTTCTCCTGCCAAGGCATCCAACTGGCTGTTGACTGGTTTTTAGAACGTGGCCACCACGATGTTACAGTTTTTGTTCCAGCATGGAGAAAGGAGCAGTCCCGGCCAGATGCCCCGATAACAG ATCAGGAGATCTTGCGGCGCCTGGAGAAGGAAAAGATCCTCGTGTTCACGCCTTCGCGCCGCGTCCAAGGTCGACGCGTGGTCTGTTATGACGACCGCTTCATCGTCAAGCTCGCTTACGAGTCGGACGGCATCATCGTATCCAACGACAACTACAGAGACCTCGCCAACGAGAAACCCGAATGGAAGAAGTTCATCGACGAGCGACTGCTCATGTACTCCTTTGTCAATGACAA ATTCATGCCCCCAGACGACCCCCTGGGGCGCCATGGTCCCAGCTTGGACAATTTCTTGCGGAAAAGAGCCGTGGTGCTGGAGCAGAAGAAGCAGCCTTGCCCGTATG GTAAAAAGTGCACATACGGACACAAGTGTAAGTACTACCACCCAGAGAGAGGCGCTCAGCCGCAGCGCGCCGTAGCTGACGAGCTGCGAGCCAGTGCCAAGACGTGCGTCTCCACCAAGAACCAGGGAGACGCGGGGTTAGTGAAGAGCCACAGCGTGCCGGCTGGTAGCATCGAGGCGAAGAAAGGCGTGGCAAAACGGCAGTCGGACCCCGGCGTGCGAGCTCTGTCGTACAGCGACGCGGAGGAGAAGTTGTCCGCAAAGGGGAGGACTGATAGTCAGAAGACCAACGTGTGCGCTGGTGGTAATCGCGGCGGTACTGCGAGCGCGTCCCCAGCCCCAGGAGGCCAGGATGAACAGTCCCGAGCAAGCACTCCTCACTGTGTCGCCCCAGCCCCCAGTCACGACCTTTACCTCCACTGCGAGTCCCCAGACCTCAACTACTACTCGGTCGCGCGTGCTTACAGCGGCCTGCGCATCTCAACCAGACGGAGCCCGGAAGCCCGCTTCCCCATCGACGGCGACCTGCGTTTGGGCTCCATGGGGTCTGCCGGCTCGGAATGCGGCAGCGAAAGCAGCGCAAGTTGCGGCAGCAGTTGCGACTCGTACGGCGAGCGGCCGTGTCACACCTGCCCCCAGGACGCCTTGGCGGACGACGGCGGCCATTACGCCAGTCCCCATCGCCGGTCATATTTCCGTCAGATCGCATCAAGCCACGAACTTTGCAGCTTTCATTTAAACGATTACGCAAATGTCCCACACGGTCACGTGACTAACACCCACTGCTACCACAGCGGAGCAGCACGGGGTCAAAGCTGGACTCACGATCAGGCGTCCGACGCTGGACCAAAGCGGCCACTCTACCCGTTACCGCTTCATTTCCAGCACCAGCCGCTCGCCGCACGCTCCAGCTGCCCGGGCGACTACCACACAGTGACGCCTCCCAACCCTCCCGGCTCTCCCATTGGTCGCTGCCTGGCTCCCACCAGAGCGGGGAGTGCATCAGACTCTCATCTGTACGAGCATCCGTACGCATCCCACCATCTAAAGACTCTGCCCACCTGGGATGCGTATTACGGCGAGCCGCCACCGCCGCCACCTCGGTATGCGCCGGGTGCCTATCAGAGCTTGCCGGACACCTGCCAGGCGTCATGGCACTCACCTCACTGGGCACAAGACGGCTACACGCCACCGCACTCGTCTCATCCCGTGCACTATTTAAGCCACCCGCCCCACCTCGCACAATCGCCACACCCCGAGTCGCCCGCACACGGCCGCTACGGGGACGCCAGGGAGAAAGCGTACACCAACCTGTGCAACATCTTCCCCTCGGAGCTGGTGAGCCGGGTGATGGCGAGGAACCCCCACGTCACGGACCCCCAGCAGCTTGCCGCCGCAATCTTGGCGGAGAAAGCTCAGACGGGCTACTAA